A window from Vulcanimicrobium alpinum encodes these proteins:
- the fliJ gene encoding flagellar export protein FliJ, which translates to MTAFRFFLDPVLRHRERIERVRAAEHAHKVADQRESQRVLDCLTASREAARTALLGGQGKLEAISLRATYTYLDYLDRVIVAARQRLDACAAGTDASRHHLGAAVRARKALETLKERRREAHDLEAALAEQRDLDEFNKV; encoded by the coding sequence ATGACGGCCTTCCGCTTTTTCTTGGATCCGGTCCTTCGGCATCGCGAGCGCATCGAACGTGTGCGGGCCGCTGAGCACGCGCACAAGGTCGCCGACCAGCGCGAATCGCAGCGTGTTCTCGACTGCCTCACAGCTAGCCGCGAAGCGGCGCGTACCGCACTTCTCGGCGGTCAGGGCAAGCTCGAAGCGATCAGCTTGCGTGCTACGTACACGTACCTCGACTACCTTGACCGCGTCATCGTCGCGGCGCGGCAACGGCTCGACGCTTGCGCAGCCGGAACGGACGCGTCACGGCACCATCTCGGCGCGGCTGTACGGGCTCGCAAGGCGCTCGAAACGCTCAAGGAACGGCGCCGCGAAGCCCACGATCTCGAGGCTGCGCTCGCCGAGCAGCGCGATCTCGACGAATTCAACAAGGTGTAG
- a CDS encoding flagellar biosynthetic protein FliO yields the protein MTSAVRLLHRRRLVASTGKRLVTVVESTFLAPNVTVHVMKVGDRYYLVGAGSAGLTRIDDVEGEVVEAYIRSQRMALAGQDEAVARLMQRFRKEP from the coding sequence ATGACCTCTGCCGTACGGTTGTTGCATCGCCGGCGCCTCGTCGCCTCGACAGGTAAACGCCTCGTCACGGTCGTCGAGTCGACGTTCCTCGCGCCGAACGTGACCGTACACGTTATGAAGGTCGGCGACCGATACTACCTCGTAGGCGCCGGATCAGCGGGGCTCACCCGCATCGACGACGTTGAGGGCGAGGTCGTCGAAGCCTACATCCGATCGCAACGGATGGCGCTCGCAGGACAAGACGAGGCCGTCGCCCGCCTGATGCAAAGATTTCGCAAAGAACCGTGA
- a CDS encoding response regulator, protein MSGKRVLIVDDAVVMRMMIKGILSKNGYEVVGEAQNGVEAVEKYRALTPDLVTMDMVMPEMDGITAVKQIVAQDPQARIIMCTSMGQQALVVEAIQAGAKSFITKPFQPPKILETVQKVLA, encoded by the coding sequence ATGTCGGGGAAACGCGTGCTCATCGTCGATGACGCCGTCGTCATGCGGATGATGATCAAGGGAATTCTGAGCAAGAACGGTTACGAGGTCGTCGGCGAGGCGCAGAACGGCGTGGAAGCCGTCGAAAAATACCGCGCGCTCACGCCGGACCTGGTGACCATGGATATGGTGATGCCGGAGATGGACGGCATCACCGCGGTCAAGCAGATCGTGGCGCAGGATCCGCAGGCGCGGATCATCATGTGCACCTCGATGGGTCAGCAGGCGCTTGTGGTCGAGGCGATCCAGGCCGGCGCGAAGTCGTTCATCACCAAGCCGTTCCAACCGCCGAAGATCCTCGAGACGGTTCAGAAGGTGCTGGCATGA
- a CDS encoding chemotaxis protein CheC, whose protein sequence is MNSTAPTLSEIQRDALKEVGNIGAGHAATALSQLLNTTVKLSEPTIDVLKFRDLSSRVGSADRSVAALHMYVRGEAPGQMVVLFDREQAAEFVNVFIKRIIGDIQIFDSIVDSTLKELGNIIAGSYLTALISLTGNNLLPSVPTLSYGTVQQAFRTLMSILPDQDVFLIESQFLDKDKAVSGQFILIPETGSLQPLLSVFGVND, encoded by the coding sequence ATGAACTCCACCGCGCCGACCCTGAGCGAGATCCAGCGCGACGCGCTCAAGGAAGTCGGGAACATCGGCGCCGGCCACGCGGCGACCGCGCTCTCGCAGCTGCTCAACACGACGGTGAAGCTTTCCGAGCCGACGATCGACGTGCTGAAGTTCCGCGACCTCTCCAGCCGCGTCGGGTCGGCCGACCGCAGCGTCGCCGCGCTGCACATGTACGTGCGCGGTGAGGCGCCGGGCCAGATGGTCGTGCTGTTCGATCGCGAGCAGGCCGCCGAGTTCGTCAACGTGTTCATCAAGCGGATCATCGGCGACATCCAGATCTTCGACTCGATCGTCGACTCGACGCTCAAGGAACTCGGCAACATCATCGCCGGATCGTACCTGACCGCGCTGATCTCGCTCACCGGGAACAACCTCCTGCCGTCGGTCCCGACGCTCTCGTACGGGACGGTCCAGCAAGCGTTCCGAACGCTGATGTCGATCCTCCCCGATCAGGACGTCTTTCTGATCGAGTCGCAGTTTCTCGACAAGGACAAGGCGGTCTCGGGCCAGTTCATCCTGATCCCGGAGACGGGCTCGCTGCAGCCGCTGCTCTCGGTATTCGGCGTCAACGACTGA
- a CDS encoding Hpt domain-containing protein encodes MSADDVFDRAEFVQYFRDETDELLQSIDADLLRLDRLVDSGTVDGEIVDSLFRALHTIKGSAGMLDFRQVQQIAHKLENVFDLLRKGRMPLTESGVNLLFEGRDVLTALVRSAVGGLEDPPGVGAYVERLDGFAAVYDATAQVIDGHRTGEPVPEFEVEIARMLAQAHAKRPAADVPAEEAVALDVAAAQAAVDGLFAAAPQTPAPKPAKVETKSVARKPAAKSPAKTPAANPVRAPVAAPEPLRTAAVKNQTIRVDIERLDMLLNLVGELVINRTRISDIAATLGRELGGQGSAQHALAALAKDLSE; translated from the coding sequence ATGTCGGCGGATGATGTTTTTGACCGGGCGGAGTTCGTCCAATACTTCCGCGACGAGACGGACGAACTGCTGCAGTCGATCGACGCCGATCTGCTGCGTCTCGATCGCTTGGTCGACTCCGGAACGGTCGACGGCGAGATCGTCGACTCGCTCTTCCGCGCGCTGCACACGATCAAGGGCAGCGCCGGGATGCTCGACTTCCGTCAGGTCCAGCAGATCGCGCACAAGCTCGAGAACGTCTTTGACCTGCTGCGCAAGGGTCGGATGCCGCTCACGGAGAGCGGCGTCAACCTGCTCTTCGAAGGCCGTGATGTGCTCACGGCCCTGGTGCGTTCGGCGGTCGGCGGACTCGAAGATCCGCCGGGCGTCGGCGCGTACGTCGAGCGGCTCGACGGCTTCGCCGCCGTCTACGATGCGACCGCGCAGGTGATCGACGGACACCGCACCGGCGAGCCGGTTCCGGAGTTCGAGGTCGAGATCGCGCGGATGCTCGCGCAGGCGCACGCCAAACGCCCCGCCGCCGACGTCCCCGCCGAGGAGGCGGTGGCCCTCGACGTCGCCGCCGCGCAAGCGGCCGTCGATGGGCTCTTCGCGGCTGCGCCGCAGACGCCGGCGCCGAAGCCCGCCAAAGTCGAAACGAAGAGCGTCGCGCGCAAGCCCGCGGCGAAGTCGCCGGCGAAGACGCCCGCGGCGAACCCGGTGCGCGCCCCGGTCGCCGCGCCCGAACCGCTCCGTACCGCGGCGGTGAAGAACCAGACGATCCGCGTCGACATCGAGCGCCTCGACATGCTGCTCAACCTGGTCGGCGAGCTCGTCATCAACCGCACGCGCATCTCCGACATCGCCGCGACCCTCGGCCGCGAACTCGGCGGCCAGGGGAGTGCCCAGCATGCGCTCGCGGCCCTGGCGAAGGATCTCTCCGAATAG
- a CDS encoding chemotaxis protein CheA: MKVRMVPIGQVFDRFPRTVRDLAKARGKEIHLTISGAETDLDKTIVDEVGEPLMHLIRNCVDHGIEPPDVREARGKPQHGTIALNAYHEGNQVIIEIADDGGGIDLGRVREKAIRIGVIGESDRLSDRETIELIFTPGFSTAEQVTDVSGRGVGMDVVKKNIRRLKGIFDVDSSPGAGTTFTMKLPLTLAIIQALLVRIARTVLDPARRGDRVAAHRRRRRPHGTRRRGDHPARSGRAADPRRRVLPARRAARP; encoded by the coding sequence ATGAAGGTGCGCATGGTGCCGATCGGTCAGGTGTTCGACCGGTTCCCGCGGACGGTGCGCGATCTCGCGAAAGCGCGCGGCAAAGAGATCCACCTGACGATCTCCGGCGCCGAGACCGATCTCGACAAGACGATCGTCGACGAAGTCGGCGAGCCGCTGATGCACCTGATCCGCAACTGCGTCGATCACGGGATCGAGCCGCCGGACGTCCGCGAAGCGCGCGGTAAACCGCAGCACGGCACGATCGCGCTGAACGCCTATCACGAAGGCAATCAGGTGATCATCGAGATCGCCGACGACGGCGGCGGGATCGATCTTGGCCGCGTGCGCGAGAAGGCGATCCGCATCGGCGTGATCGGCGAGTCCGATCGCCTCTCGGATCGCGAGACGATCGAATTGATCTTCACTCCCGGCTTCTCGACCGCCGAACAGGTGACCGACGTCTCCGGCCGCGGCGTCGGGATGGACGTGGTGAAGAAGAACATCCGGCGGCTCAAGGGGATCTTCGACGTCGACTCGTCGCCCGGCGCGGGGACGACGTTCACGATGAAGCTGCCGCTGACGCTGGCGATCATCCAGGCGCTGCTGGTCCGCATCGCACGAACTGTACTCGATCCCGCTCGACGCGGTGATCGAGTCGCAGCGCATCGACGCCGCCGACGTCCGCACGGTACACGGCGGCGAGGTGATCACCCTGCGCGGTCAGGTCGTGCCGCTGATCCGCGTCGGCGAGTTCTTCCGGCTCGACGCGCCGCGCGACCCTGA
- a CDS encoding chemotaxis protein CheW — MDAADVRTVHGGEVITLRGQVVPLIRVGEFFRLDAPRDPEKVMIVIVGLQGRQVGLVVDSFQGEQEIVIKPLSDVIGRIPGISGATILGNGSISLIIDVHSLVAGAYGAGKATRAEFSGV; from the coding sequence ATCGACGCCGCCGACGTCCGCACGGTACACGGCGGCGAGGTGATCACCCTGCGCGGTCAGGTCGTGCCGCTGATCCGCGTCGGCGAGTTCTTCCGGCTCGACGCGCCGCGCGACCCTGAGAAGGTGATGATCGTGATCGTGGGGCTGCAGGGCCGTCAAGTCGGGCTCGTCGTCGACTCGTTCCAAGGCGAACAGGAGATCGTCATCAAGCCGCTCTCCGACGTGATCGGCCGCATCCCCGGCATCTCCGGCGCGACGATCCTGGGCAACGGATCGATCTCGCTCATCATCGACGTCCACTCGCTCGTCGCCGGTGCCTACGGCGCCGGCAAAGCGACGCGCGCGGAGTTCTCCGGAGTGTAA
- a CDS encoding chemotaxis protein CheW, with the protein MDTIQVVSFKLGSEEYGVDIAQVQEINRMVAVTNVPRAPVFMEGVINLRGQLIPIIDLRTRFAMPRAEHTKSTRFVVTEIGTKRVGMVVDSVSEVLRLPTDAIEDAPEMIAGVDTEYIRGVGKIEDRLIILLDLAKVITGAERRELEHADAEPAAAG; encoded by the coding sequence ATGGACACCATTCAAGTCGTCTCGTTCAAGCTCGGTTCGGAAGAATACGGCGTCGACATCGCGCAGGTGCAGGAGATCAATCGCATGGTCGCCGTCACGAACGTGCCGCGCGCGCCGGTCTTCATGGAGGGCGTGATCAACTTGCGCGGTCAGCTGATCCCGATCATCGACCTGCGCACCCGCTTCGCGATGCCGCGGGCGGAGCACACGAAGAGCACGCGCTTCGTCGTCACCGAGATCGGCACGAAGCGGGTCGGGATGGTCGTCGACTCGGTGAGCGAGGTGCTCCGCCTGCCGACCGACGCGATCGAAGACGCGCCCGAGATGATCGCCGGCGTCGACACTGAGTATATCCGCGGGGTCGGAAAGATCGAAGACCGCCTGATCATCCTGCTCGACCTGGCGAAGGTGATCACCGGCGCCGAACGGCGCGAGCTCGAGCACGCCGACGCCGAGCCGGCGGCGGCGGGTTAG
- the rlmD gene encoding 23S rRNA (uracil(1939)-C(5))-methyltransferase RlmD, producing MSVRPPAAASGLVPGAVASVRFTDLLANGQAVGRLNGFVVFVTGPLPGEHAKVRIVQVKPKYAVADVVAYERESEYRTRPFCGVFGVCGGCQVQHLAYPAQLAWKEQIVRSALRRIGGFAGVEVRRPVGMTSPRNYRNKMALVVEHAGGEPVYGFYQARSHALVPIESCPVVLPQLDAAIGGLYAAARAPQSRAAFAGAKHAIVRAGASSGQAVLSITTERRSPDLAAEAPEIARRIRGIVGISNSFEPRTANAVLGRKMLYVWGRREMEESIEGVRYRVSPASFFQVNSEMVGRIFRFLAPALQPGRTIVDLYCGAGTFAIFFASRGATVVGIEENPAAVREARENAKINDVGDRVTFVEGRVEGTVAHSRGKQALEAAEIVFLDPPRKGSDEATLAAIADARVASVWYLSCNPATLARDLAYLAKRGYALGVVQPFDMFPQTGHVETLVTLRRIDAEPEAALPEREPTPWDDQIPVWPPEDPYAKHEYPEFVDKEPG from the coding sequence GTGTCCGTGCGTCCGCCGGCGGCGGCGAGCGGCCTCGTGCCGGGCGCCGTCGCCTCGGTGCGTTTTACGGATCTGCTCGCCAACGGTCAGGCCGTCGGACGTCTCAACGGGTTCGTCGTCTTCGTCACCGGCCCGTTGCCCGGCGAGCACGCGAAGGTCCGCATCGTGCAGGTGAAGCCGAAGTACGCGGTCGCCGACGTCGTCGCGTACGAACGCGAGTCGGAGTACCGCACGCGCCCGTTCTGCGGCGTCTTCGGCGTGTGCGGCGGCTGTCAGGTCCAGCACCTGGCATATCCCGCGCAGTTGGCATGGAAAGAGCAGATCGTCCGCAGCGCGCTGCGCCGCATCGGCGGCTTCGCCGGCGTCGAGGTGCGGCGTCCGGTCGGGATGACCAGCCCGCGCAATTATCGCAACAAGATGGCGCTGGTCGTCGAGCACGCGGGCGGCGAACCGGTCTACGGATTCTATCAAGCGCGCTCGCACGCGCTGGTCCCGATCGAGAGCTGTCCGGTCGTCCTGCCGCAGCTCGACGCGGCGATCGGCGGCCTCTACGCGGCGGCGCGCGCGCCGCAGTCGCGCGCCGCCTTCGCCGGAGCGAAGCACGCGATCGTGCGGGCCGGCGCGTCGAGCGGACAAGCGGTGCTGTCGATCACGACGGAACGGCGCTCGCCCGATCTTGCGGCCGAAGCGCCGGAGATCGCGCGCCGCATTCGCGGCATCGTCGGGATCTCGAACTCGTTCGAACCGCGCACCGCGAACGCCGTGCTCGGCCGCAAGATGCTCTACGTGTGGGGCCGCCGCGAGATGGAAGAGTCGATCGAGGGCGTGCGCTATCGCGTCTCCCCGGCATCGTTCTTCCAAGTCAACAGCGAGATGGTCGGGCGCATCTTCCGCTTCCTCGCGCCCGCGCTGCAGCCCGGACGAACGATCGTCGATCTGTACTGCGGCGCGGGGACGTTCGCGATCTTCTTCGCGTCGCGCGGCGCGACGGTCGTGGGGATCGAAGAGAACCCCGCTGCGGTGCGCGAAGCGCGCGAGAACGCGAAGATCAACGACGTCGGCGACCGGGTGACGTTCGTCGAAGGCCGCGTCGAGGGGACGGTCGCGCACAGCCGCGGGAAACAGGCGCTCGAGGCCGCCGAGATCGTGTTCCTCGATCCGCCGCGCAAGGGTAGCGATGAGGCGACGCTCGCCGCGATCGCCGACGCGCGCGTCGCGAGCGTGTGGTATCTCTCGTGCAATCCGGCAACGCTGGCGCGCGATCTCGCGTACCTCGCGAAACGCGGCTATGCGCTGGGCGTCGTGCAGCCGTTCGACATGTTCCCGCAGACCGGTCACGTGGAGACGCTGGTGACGCTGCGGCGGATCGATGCCGAGCCCGAGGCGGCGCTCCCCGAACGGGAGCCGACGCCGTGGGACGATCAGATCCCGGTGTGGCCGCCGGAAGACCCGTACGCGAAGCACGAGTATCCGGAGTTCGTCGACAAGGAGCCCGGTTAA
- a CDS encoding prolyl oligopeptidase family serine peptidase, which produces MRHPRSLIAGAIVLVCTSAAGQAPVPAPQATKIPVSDTYFGTTVVDPYRWMEQNGPGLRAYLTEQGRRTRTTLDALPGRAALEARVRDLLAANESASAVMVRGDTTFFLRTPAGGNAAKLYARRDGAERLLLDPERLPGPREAIAYYLPSDDGARVAVGLAPGGSENATVRVIDVATATMLGDGSDRADFGVTAWSDDGRAFYYVKRQATDAATPANAKYLNVRAYRHVVGDDGTHDAAVFGAGIDPSIPAGPRAYAAVGLSPRASIAVGMLFDGVDRFVTVYVGDKRALARAPGAMTWRRAIVPADKVTDIAIRGTTIYALTAKDAPRFRVVRFDASRSFAQAVDAVPAGARVVEELAAGSDALYVQSREDGRSRITRVAYDGTRSEIPLPLDGTISGLEARDDRPGFVARLDSWTRPARWYAYDPGTRRAHDLQITPPAAIDTSAIVADEVTARADDGTAIPLSIVRRRDLPLDGSHPAILYAYGAYGIPVEAGFAASRMALLERGVTFAYAHVRGGGEYGEAWHLAGKGARKPVAISDYLACAHWLVERGYTAPARLVARSGSAGGIVVSGAFERAPELFAAAIEETPLSDQLRAETSASGPANVPEFGTVTTAAGFAALYATSPLHHVVHGTAYPAVLITAGVNDPRVDAWQAAKFTAALQDATSSAKPVLLRVDFDAGHGLIGSSRRQAVALTTDEFAFALWQTGDPDFQP; this is translated from the coding sequence ATGCGCCATCCCCGTTCGTTGATCGCGGGAGCGATCGTTCTCGTCTGCACTTCGGCCGCCGGTCAGGCGCCGGTCCCTGCTCCGCAGGCGACGAAGATCCCGGTCAGCGACACGTACTTCGGAACGACCGTCGTCGATCCGTACCGCTGGATGGAGCAGAACGGACCGGGCCTGCGCGCCTATCTGACCGAGCAGGGCCGGCGGACGCGCACGACGCTCGACGCCCTGCCGGGACGCGCCGCGCTCGAAGCGCGCGTGCGCGACCTGCTCGCCGCGAACGAGAGCGCGTCGGCGGTGATGGTCCGCGGCGACACCACCTTCTTCTTGCGCACGCCGGCCGGCGGCAACGCGGCGAAACTCTACGCGCGTCGCGACGGCGCGGAGCGGCTGCTGCTCGACCCGGAGCGCCTCCCCGGCCCGCGCGAGGCGATCGCGTATTATCTGCCGTCCGACGACGGCGCGCGGGTCGCGGTCGGGCTCGCACCCGGCGGTTCGGAGAACGCGACGGTGCGCGTCATCGACGTCGCGACCGCGACGATGCTCGGCGACGGCAGCGATCGCGCGGACTTCGGCGTGACCGCGTGGAGCGATGACGGCCGCGCATTCTATTACGTCAAGCGTCAGGCGACCGACGCCGCGACGCCGGCGAACGCGAAATATCTCAACGTGCGGGCGTACCGGCACGTGGTCGGCGACGACGGCACGCACGACGCCGCCGTGTTCGGGGCCGGGATCGATCCGTCGATCCCGGCCGGTCCGCGCGCGTACGCCGCCGTCGGCCTCTCGCCGCGTGCCTCGATCGCGGTGGGGATGCTCTTCGACGGCGTCGACCGGTTCGTCACGGTCTACGTCGGCGACAAGCGCGCGCTCGCGCGGGCGCCCGGGGCGATGACGTGGCGGCGTGCGATCGTTCCCGCCGACAAGGTGACCGACATCGCGATCCGCGGAACGACGATCTACGCGCTCACGGCGAAGGACGCGCCGCGATTTCGCGTCGTGCGGTTCGACGCGTCGCGATCGTTCGCGCAAGCCGTCGACGCCGTTCCGGCGGGTGCGCGCGTCGTCGAAGAGCTCGCGGCGGGATCGGACGCGCTCTACGTGCAGTCACGCGAAGACGGGCGCAGCCGCATCACCCGCGTCGCGTACGACGGCACGCGCAGCGAGATCCCGCTCCCGCTCGACGGGACGATCTCCGGCCTCGAAGCGCGCGACGACCGGCCCGGGTTCGTCGCGCGCCTCGACTCCTGGACGCGTCCCGCGCGCTGGTACGCGTACGATCCGGGAACGCGCCGCGCGCACGACCTGCAGATTACGCCGCCGGCGGCGATCGACACCTCGGCGATCGTCGCCGACGAAGTGACGGCTCGCGCCGACGACGGCACCGCGATCCCGCTCTCGATCGTGCGCCGTCGCGATCTCCCGCTCGACGGCTCGCACCCCGCGATCCTCTACGCCTACGGCGCCTACGGAATCCCGGTCGAGGCCGGCTTCGCAGCCTCGCGCATGGCGTTGCTCGAGCGGGGCGTCACCTTCGCGTACGCGCACGTTCGCGGCGGCGGCGAGTACGGTGAAGCCTGGCATCTGGCGGGAAAGGGCGCGCGCAAACCGGTCGCGATCAGCGACTACCTCGCGTGCGCGCACTGGCTCGTCGAACGCGGTTACACGGCTCCGGCGCGTTTGGTCGCACGCAGCGGTAGCGCCGGCGGGATCGTGGTCTCGGGCGCGTTCGAACGTGCGCCGGAGCTGTTCGCCGCGGCGATCGAAGAGACGCCGCTGTCCGATCAATTGCGCGCCGAGACGAGCGCGAGCGGCCCGGCGAACGTCCCGGAGTTCGGCACCGTGACGACGGCGGCGGGTTTCGCCGCGCTGTACGCGACCAGCCCGCTGCATCACGTCGTGCACGGCACCGCGTATCCCGCGGTGCTGATCACCGCCGGCGTCAACGATCCGCGCGTCGACGCGTGGCAGGCGGCGAAGTTCACCGCCGCCCTGCAGGACGCGACATCGAGCGCGAAGCCGGTGCTGCTGCGGGTCGATTTCGATGCCGGCCACGGGCTGATCGGCAGCTCGCGCCGTCAGGCGGTCGCGCTCACGACCGACGAGTTCGCCTTCGCCCTCTGGCAGACGGGCGATCCGGATTTCCAGCCTTAA
- the gatC gene encoding Asp-tRNA(Asn)/Glu-tRNA(Gln) amidotransferase subunit GatC: protein MATDRIDIRHVARLARLALTEDEIATFGPQLGNLLTFVDELRELDTDNVAATAQVIPSRNVQRADALRPETMLSREAALQNAPQAQHGFFRVPRIIAEEG from the coding sequence ATGGCTACGGATCGCATCGACATCCGTCACGTCGCGCGCCTCGCGCGGCTGGCGCTCACCGAGGACGAGATCGCGACCTTCGGACCGCAGCTCGGGAACCTGCTGACCTTCGTCGACGAGCTGCGCGAGCTCGACACCGACAACGTCGCCGCAACCGCGCAGGTGATCCCCTCGCGCAACGTCCAGCGTGCCGACGCGCTGCGCCCCGAGACGATGCTCTCCCGCGAGGCGGCGCTGCAGAACGCGCCGCAGGCGCAGCACGGCTTTTTCCGCGTCCCGCGGATCATCGCGGAGGAAGGCTGA
- the gatA gene encoding Asp-tRNA(Asn)/Glu-tRNA(Gln) amidotransferase subunit GatA, whose product MTDPVRDSAIAIARAVNAREASAAEIAETMIPHVARADAELDAYLELTPELMRAHAARVDARIAAGETLPLAGVPLAIKDNMCVTGTTTTAGSKILEHFIAPYTATAVQRLLDAGALPIGKTNLDEFAMGSSGENSALKRTRNPYDHERVPGGSSAGSAAAVGGFEATVSLGSDTGGSIREPAAFCNAVGFKPTYGRVSRYGLIAFASSLDQIGPFARSVEDAALVYDVMGGHDPLDATSVDRPLEPSAPHLRDDLRGVRVGIVKEFATSDLGAEIDACYRQAYADLEALGAELVEVELPTAKYGLATYYLIAPAECSSNLARFDGVRYGLRVDAADVGEMYEATRAAGFGPEVKRRILIGTYALSSGYYDAYYVKAQKARTRIAEDFARAFERCDVIASPAASSPAFGFNAKTDPVAMYLMDYYTIPVSLAGLPSLSVPCGAVVPDGGSRPMPMGLQLATPLFTERALLGYAHAYERATRHADRLTPRTMEMEGSMSLRAPSGNRA is encoded by the coding sequence ATGACCGATCCGGTCCGTGACTCGGCGATCGCGATCGCGCGCGCCGTGAACGCGCGCGAGGCGAGCGCCGCCGAGATCGCCGAGACGATGATCCCGCACGTCGCGCGGGCCGACGCCGAGCTCGACGCCTACCTCGAACTGACGCCGGAACTGATGCGCGCGCACGCGGCGCGCGTCGACGCGCGGATCGCCGCGGGCGAGACGCTTCCGCTCGCCGGCGTCCCGCTGGCGATCAAAGACAACATGTGCGTCACCGGGACGACGACGACGGCGGGCTCGAAGATCCTCGAGCACTTCATCGCGCCCTACACGGCGACGGCGGTGCAGCGTCTGCTCGACGCCGGTGCGCTCCCGATCGGCAAGACCAACCTCGACGAGTTCGCAATGGGATCGTCCGGTGAGAACTCGGCGCTCAAGCGCACCCGCAACCCGTACGACCACGAGCGCGTCCCCGGCGGATCGTCGGCGGGGAGCGCTGCCGCCGTCGGCGGTTTCGAGGCGACCGTCTCGCTCGGCAGCGACACCGGCGGATCGATCCGCGAGCCGGCCGCGTTCTGCAACGCCGTCGGGTTCAAGCCGACGTACGGCCGCGTCTCGCGCTACGGGCTGATCGCGTTCGCGTCGTCACTCGACCAGATCGGGCCGTTCGCGCGCAGCGTCGAGGACGCGGCGCTTGTGTACGACGTGATGGGCGGTCACGATCCGCTCGACGCCACCAGCGTCGACCGCCCGCTGGAACCGAGCGCGCCGCATCTGCGCGACGATCTGCGCGGCGTGCGCGTCGGGATCGTGAAAGAGTTCGCGACGAGCGATCTGGGCGCCGAGATCGACGCCTGCTATCGCCAGGCGTACGCCGATCTCGAGGCGCTCGGCGCCGAGCTCGTCGAGGTCGAGCTGCCGACCGCGAAGTACGGCTTGGCGACGTATTATCTGATCGCGCCGGCGGAGTGCTCGTCGAATCTTGCGCGCTTCGACGGCGTGCGCTACGGCCTGCGCGTCGACGCCGCCGACGTCGGCGAGATGTACGAAGCGACGCGGGCCGCCGGCTTCGGCCCCGAGGTGAAGCGCCGCATCCTGATCGGGACGTACGCGCTCTCCTCGGGCTACTACGACGCGTACTACGTGAAGGCGCAGAAAGCGCGCACGCGCATCGCGGAAGATTTCGCGCGTGCGTTCGAACGCTGCGACGTCATCGCCTCGCCGGCGGCGTCGTCGCCGGCGTTCGGCTTCAATGCTAAGACGGATCCGGTGGCGATGTATCTGATGGATTACTATACGATCCCGGTGTCGCTGGCCGGCTTGCCGTCGCTCTCGGTGCCGTGCGGCGCCGTCGTCCCCGACGGTGGCTCGCGGCCGATGCCGATGGGCCTGCAGCTCGCCACGCCGCTCTTCACCGAGCGCGCGCTGCTCGGCTACGCGCACGCCTACGAACGCGCGACGCGCCACGCCGACCGACTGACGCCCCGGACCATGGAGATGGAAGGCAGCATGTCGTTGCGCGCGCCCTCGGGGAATCGCGCATGA